TTGATTCTGACCACCGGCGTGCGGCCGATCGTATCCAAGATGCTGTCGTAAATCATAGATTGCTCCCGCGACTAGATAAGAGGTAGCCTGCCTCTCGCAGCGCAGGTTGGCAAGAGCCGACGCTGCGGCCCAACCGGCACCGCGGTAGCTCTAGGCCATCGCTACTCATGCAGCGTTCGAGAAGAGCAACGTCGCCGTAGTGAACGGCACGGCCGACGGGATTGGCCTGGCGGCATGCAAACGATTCGCCGAGCTCGGCATCAAGGTCTGCATGACCGACATCAACGAGGAAAAACTCCAGAGCCCTGCGGAAGCCAAGATCCTGCCCGTGGTGGGGGGTAGCGCTGCGAACCTCCTGCGGGCCCTCGTCGACGTCTCCGACCGCGCGCAGCTCGAGGCGCTCTGCACACAGGTGTACGACCGCTTCGGACAGGTCGTCGATCTCATGTTCGAGCGGATCGCGGCGGAACGATTTTACATCCTATGCCCGGACAACGACGTGACCGCGGAGGTCGACAACAAGCGAATACAGTGGGGGATCGACGACCTCATCGAGGATAGGCCTGCGCTTTCCCGCTGGCATCCGAAATGGAAGGACACGTTCGAGCGGTTCATGTCGTGACCGACGGCGTAGCGGGCGTCCACCTCGGAAAGCTCGCGCACAATTCCTCCCCACCGGGCCCCGTGAACTTTCGTTGATCTACTGCGCCGCTCCACATCTGTGATACGCCACGGGCATGGCCCCCCACGAAGTTCTCGAGCTTTCTCACGATCCGAAGCCGCGGCCACAGTGGCCCGCACGGCGCGGCCCCAGTCCCTACGACTTCGCGAAGATCGGCTTTGCCCTCTTCGGACTCCCGCGCAACGCGTTCGGCTCCATCGACGTGACCAACCGCTGCAATCTCCGGTGCACGCACTGCTACTACTACGCTGGCGACGACAGCTCCTTGCCGCCCGAACTGAGCGCAGACGAATGGGTCGAGCATCTCGAAGAGCTCAAGCGCTCGTCGGGCCTGAAGCTGCCGTTCTTCAACGCCACGTGGGTCGGCGGCGACCCGCTCGTCCGGCGGGACGTCATCGAACGTTGCAAGCCGTTCTTCAAGTACAACACGATCGTCACCAACGGCACGATGCCGCTCCCCGACTGGCCGGACGTGAATTGGTACGTGTCTGTCGACGGCGACGAGCGGGCGCACGAGGCGATGCGCGATCCGCAGGGGCACTACCGAAAGAACGGCGGGCGAGGCATCTACCACCGCGTGCGCGAGAACGTACGCGCCAACCAGCACCTGCGGATCACTATCTGCTGCGTCATCACCCGCGAGAACGTCTCTTCGATCGAGAGTGTCGTCCGCGATTGGTACGAGGCCGGAGCCCGCAACATCACGTTCGACTTTTTTACGCCGATCAAAGGCCTTGCGAACGCGGACCTGTGGCTGAACCCACAAGAGCGTGACGATGCGATCGACAAGCTCCTCGCGCTCCGCGAGATTTACGGCGACTTCTTCGTGATTCCCGAGCGTGCTCTCCGCCTCATGCGATCCGAGCACTGCATGGACGTCACGACGAATTGCCTCCTGCGCGACCGCTCGTTCAGCCTCAATGCGAGCGGCAAGACCAAGGGCAAGTGCGTGATGGGCAACAACGCGGACTGCGACCGCTGTGGGTGCATCGCACCGTTCTATCTCCGCTCGCTGACACACCGCCCGATGATCCTCGAGGACCTCGGACGTTCGGCACTCCGCTCCCTGCGGGCCGCGATGACCCTGGCGTCGAACTAGTCAACGCACGGCCGCTGGGATCCGGTTCAGCGTGTACCAGGCTTCTGTGGTCCACAAAGAGTCGCCACTCTCGCTCCGGATCTCATCCGGGTCCGCTCGGAGGTGGACGACGGAACCCGGCCGGAGTCCCGGAATCTCGAGACGAACGCGACGGCGGTCCTCCGAGACCTGCACCGAAGTCACCTCGAGGGTTTCTAGATTCACCTTCGGTCCGCCATACGCTGCCGTCGGCTCGTAACTCCAATGCCGGATGCGATACGCGCTCTCGTCCTCACCCGCCCCCTCGGCCAACGGCTCGGTCCACTCGACTTCGAAGCCAGCGGGAAGGGCACGCATCGCGAGCATCTCGAATGTCGACTCTCCGTTGTACGCGAGCCGCTCCAATCCGAACCACTGGCCGCCACTGTGGCTCCAATTCCCCGGATTCCCGATGCCTCCGACGTAGAGCTTCCCATCGGGCCCCCACCGAAGTCGGTTCACTCCCGCTTGGAGTCCCTGACTGAAGCGGAAGACCGCGCCCTGATACGCACCGTCGACTCTCTCGGCGAACACCCGCTTGATTCCACCATGGGTCACGTCGCCGTGGATCATCTGTCCGCGGTACGGACCCAGATCGAGAGGTACCGGCTCGGTCGGGGAGTTGCCGATGTCATCCTGGGGAAGCCAGACGACAGGCGGCGTCTCGATCCGATCGGCATCCCCCTCGGGATCGACGTCGCGAAAGCCGTAGAAGGCGTCCCGCTGAACGTGCACGATCTTGCTCGCCGGAAGCCAAGCGCCCTGGTTGTCGGCCACGAACAGCTCACCGTCGATGCCTGTACCGATACCGTTGGGCGTTCGGAGTCCCCGAGCGAGACGTTCCGCGTTCCCGTCCATGGAGATCCGGATGACAGCCCCACGATCGACGGGCTGTGAGGGAGCCGAATCGCCGCCGGGAACGACGCCCGAAGAGAGGGTCGCGACGAAACCGTCGGGTTCGGCGACGAGACCGAACGCGAACTCGTGAAAGTTGCCGGAGGATTCCCAATCATTGGAGACCGTTTGGTACTCGTCGGTCACGCCATCACCGTCGTTGTCCACCAGACGCGTGAGCTCGTGCTTCTGCAGAACGTAGATCTTGTCGTCCACGACCCGAAGCCCGAGGGGCTCGGCGAGCCCCCAGGCGATTCGGCGAACCCGCGCATCGCCTGCGTCGTCTCCGCCCAATCCAGAGATCCGGTAGACCGCTCCCTGGGTGTCCCAGGTCGAGATCACGAGGTCACCGTTCGAGAGGAAGTCCATCCCGCCCACCTTCGGCTCGAAGTCGCGCACCCGGATCTCCTCGCGATCGAAACTCGGATGAAGCCCCTCGAGCGGCTCACGATCTCCCGGCTGCTTCCCGCTCGGTTCGAACCACCCGCCGACGGTACTGCCGAACCAGTCGGCGATTAGCCCGGGCCCATGCGTAACCGCGAGCACCCAGAGCGATGGCTGCGTGCCTTCCGTGAGGCGCTCGCCCGCAGCGCGCCGCGCGGCCGCGTCGTTCCCATCCAGTGCGAGAATGAACGTGACGAGGTCCTCCGCCTCGACCGGATCGAGGAAGTCGTTCGCGGGCATGACGGTCTCACCCCACACCCCACTTCCACCGCTGCGAACCTTGGCCCCGAGACGCTCAATCGTCTCGTCGTCGGCGTCGTACTTCTCGGCGATCTCGACGAACGGGGGGCCGACCGTCCGCGCCTCCGTCGCGTGACACGACGGACACCCACTCGCCTCGAGCTTCTGCCAACCGGCATCGATCTCCGGAACCGCGCTCGCCTCAATGCGGGGCTCGCCGAACCGAGCACGCAGCACCGTGTCGGCGTTCGAGGCGAGGACGAGACGCGCACGGAAGTCAGCCCCACTGTCGGCCCGCACGTCCTGAAGGGCACCATCGGTCTGCGGGGACTCTCGCAGGGAGTCCAATTCCACGAGGTACTCGACCGTGACCTCGGACGGGACATCGGATGTGTGAAAGCGCCACTCGATCGCCGGGCCATCACCCGAGAGTCGCGCGATGCGCTCCTCGACGGGAATCACGACGCCGTCGTGTTCCAGGTCCGAGGACACGATAAATGCGCCGCTATCTTCGCGATGCCCGCGAAACCGAACCTTCGGCCGCACGAGCTCACCGGACACACGAAGCCTCCAGGGTGTTCGCCCCGCGCGAAGGACGTAGGCCGGCCCGGTCGCACGCGGCTGCGGGCCGTGTCGATAGTCGTAGACCGCTCCTTCCAACTCGACGCCATCGCGCCAGACTTTGTAGAGCGAGGACGTCTTCGCGTCATACGCCGCCCACACGCCGCCACCGAGATCCAGAGTCAGCATGCGG
The nucleotide sequence above comes from Candidatus Binatia bacterium. Encoded proteins:
- a CDS encoding radical SAM protein, with translation MAPHEVLELSHDPKPRPQWPARRGPSPYDFAKIGFALFGLPRNAFGSIDVTNRCNLRCTHCYYYAGDDSSLPPELSADEWVEHLEELKRSSGLKLPFFNATWVGGDPLVRRDVIERCKPFFKYNTIVTNGTMPLPDWPDVNWYVSVDGDERAHEAMRDPQGHYRKNGGRGIYHRVRENVRANQHLRITICCVITRENVSSIESVVRDWYEAGARNITFDFFTPIKGLANADLWLNPQERDDAIDKLLALREIYGDFFVIPERALRLMRSEHCMDVTTNCLLRDRSFSLNASGKTKGKCVMGNNADCDRCGCIAPFYLRSLTHRPMILEDLGRSALRSLRAAMTLASN
- a CDS encoding SDR family oxidoreductase, with product MNGTADGIGLAACKRFAELGIKVCMTDINEEKLQSPAEAKILPVVGGSAANLLRALVDVSDRAQLEALCTQVYDRFGQVVDLMFERIAAERFYILCPDNDVTAEVDNKRIQWGIDDLIEDRPALSRWHPKWKDTFERFMS
- a CDS encoding cytochrome C gives rise to the protein MRSRSSSFATIAIAVLISSCAAIQTERSLPSTHVMPPAFRSVLDGRPRMLTLDLGGGVWAAYDAKTSSLYKVWRDGVELEGAVYDYRHGPQPRATGPAYVLRAGRTPWRLRVSGELVRPKVRFRGHREDSGAFIVSSDLEHDGVVIPVEERIARLSGDGPAIEWRFHTSDVPSEVTVEYLVELDSLRESPQTDGALQDVRADSGADFRARLVLASNADTVLRARFGEPRIEASAVPEIDAGWQKLEASGCPSCHATEARTVGPPFVEIAEKYDADDETIERLGAKVRSGGSGVWGETVMPANDFLDPVEAEDLVTFILALDGNDAAARRAAGERLTEGTQPSLWVLAVTHGPGLIADWFGSTVGGWFEPSGKQPGDREPLEGLHPSFDREEIRVRDFEPKVGGMDFLSNGDLVISTWDTQGAVYRISGLGGDDAGDARVRRIAWGLAEPLGLRVVDDKIYVLQKHELTRLVDNDGDGVTDEYQTVSNDWESSGNFHEFAFGLVAEPDGFVATLSSGVVPGGDSAPSQPVDRGAVIRISMDGNAERLARGLRTPNGIGTGIDGELFVADNQGAWLPASKIVHVQRDAFYGFRDVDPEGDADRIETPPVVWLPQDDIGNSPTEPVPLDLGPYRGQMIHGDVTHGGIKRVFAERVDGAYQGAVFRFSQGLQAGVNRLRWGPDGKLYVGGIGNPGNWSHSGGQWFGLERLAYNGESTFEMLAMRALPAGFEVEWTEPLAEGAGEDESAYRIRHWSYEPTAAYGGPKVNLETLEVTSVQVSEDRRRVRLEIPGLRPGSVVHLRADPDEIRSESGDSLWTTEAWYTLNRIPAAVR